The genome window TGCATTAAGATACCTTAACATCGAGGGTATTAATGTAATGCCGATGGGTTATGTCTTTGCTAACTGTGGCTGTTGTGTCGTCCAGGATGACTAGAGGGGACATCATCTTGCCTTTGGTTCAATCACGGTGCCaacagcagggaggagagagcagatCAAATGTCAAGCTGCCACTTCGATGGCGGCCACCACGACCTCCAAGCTTCATCAGCTAACATCTCACCTTCTGCGCACACAACGAATTCTGCACAATGTGAACGTATGAATGATCTGGGGAAAATCAAATGTCATGTTGTCGAGTTGGTGTTCATCATGTCAGACTGCATGAAATTTGATATGAAAATGGTGTAATTATTAGGTGTTTCAGAAATCATTCTGGGATAAATCTGACGTGGTCGTTGCTTTTTTATATTAATGTAAACTGCAAAAGGATGTCACACTATTCGTGATATGAAAAAAATCCCACTATACAAGATGATACGACAGTAGCTGCCACATATatatcaaacatgtttctgGTAAGTCTAAGTCAGTACGTGTTACGTATATTTATTTGTCTAAtagataaacaaaataaacagaatgtcAAGTGTCTCTCGTTCACTGAACTAAGATAAGCTTAATTGCCTTCTTAACTGACCTGAAAAAGACACTTAattcaaaaatgacaaacaaaatgaaactcaccAAAGCCGTCTTGGTCAGCCTTTGGTATCAATTAGTCATTAATGCCTCTTTGTTCCACTGGGTTAGCACGCTGAATAGAGTCTGTCGCTGGGCAGCGGCTCTCACTTGTTATTCAGAGGCAGACCATGAAATTAgcacaataaaatgacaaatattgcCCCGGAAAAAATCACCCAACAAACCAACTAGCAAGGGGCCCAGCTAATCGCTGATAAACTTTTATATTCATCCTATTTCCCAAACTTATTTACCAGTTACACTTATGGCAAATaactgttgtagctgctgtctgtggtATGTGTCCATGGTTTAAGCATGATAATGATAATGGTCTCCTCTTGTGCCCAGTCTGTTATATTCCACTCTCCAGGCACCAGGTTGTGTACCATTGCATACAAAGTGAATATCTGTGTGCACATTTACCTCCACAGTGGACCACTGCTTGCTTTTCTACTGGCCAGTCATGTGAGCACACTCAGTCAcaatgtgtctttgtctttgctgcaaaaagaaaaaagaaaaaaagaaaagaagaggttAATGATCACATTGAATAAGTGAACATCATGCATCTGATAACAGAAACCTTGGTCTTCCTGTTTGGTCAGGTaaaacacgcgcacacacacgcacacacacacacacacgattacTGTAACACGTTCAAGCCTTCAGCAGCAAAAACCACACCGAGGATGCAACAGGGTCGCCAGTGCTCATGTTTGGCCATGAACTGGAATTTCTAATGACAACAATATTAAGTTCGCTTTTCTTTGTTAGCCAATGATAGAATGAGACGCCATTTTAACTTGATTATGTGTTAATGTATGTGTACACATCTGATTTGATTTTGCCATCCAGTGGACATATAATAGTCTTACAAGTAGGGGTTAAAGGTCAGTTAAGCCAAACCAGAGGGGCCTTTGTGTACTCTGAGATGattgtttcctttcttttcttgtttgctgGGCAGTTTTTAATCATGATCTTTGTTGGTTTTCAGACTGTTTTGGGGATATTCCTCACATAAATGAGCTAATTTTCTTATCTAATGTTTACTAGTAATAAGTAATCATGGTGTTAATTACACAATAACAGTACAGTATTACTAACTTACAACACAGCCATAACAGCCATCAGTAATTTACCAATCAGGGCTACAGCAATATCCATAACAATAATTCAGGCTTGAACCCACCAAGTTTGTTTACAACCTCTGATGGACTGAAATAAACCATCAATTCAGCCGTGCATGGTCGTGCACGTCACGTTGTACAAATGAACTGCAGGTGTCGTCAGTGTTTGTGCGATGTATTTTGTATGTGCTTGTGATTCTCAACCGCCATACTTTGTAAAGTTTGGGTTGGACTAACTTGCCTTCcattgtgttaaaaaaaaaaaaaacttcctttttATACAGTGAGTAAAGCATTGTTggtttttctgtcttatttgaGTAATggtttgtggatttttttcaaTACAGTCTTGCAATAAACACCTTTTGAACCCAGTACTACTTGTCCTTTTGTGATTATGTTAACACATTACTCATAAATTGATTTATGAGTTTTCACGCATTGAAGTATCTGTGTTGGATACAATGGGACACATAAGGGGCACAGAAAATAAGTGCATAAAATAGATTACTCAATGaatttaataaatacatttttattgacaaaaagaagatgaaattgacaaacaaactgaatgtgTCCTTTACTATATTGTGCAAACAATACAGGCTTGTATATATTATTTCaatgaaatatattgttttttacaATTTTAGGGTACCTAACAGATTTAAACAAATCAATTAGCATTATCTTTGACAACCTTTCTAGCACATAAGGTATTATCTATTGCAGAATAGCTACCCTGATATATTTGCTTATCCCActacttttaattaaaatgaatgtattgtttgtttttgtatagtAGTAGCAGCACTTTTTAAACAATTTCACAACTTGTATTAAGTCAGGAGTCGGTCCCGGAAGAGAAGCTGCAGTTTGACTTCCCGACCAGTAGGTGTCACTATAACAAATGTCGCCACCCACTTGGTTTATCTTGAATTTTGTGCTCGCGATGCTTCCTTGAACTTTGACCCTTCAGTAACCTTCATTAGTGTCCATGCGTGAATATAGAAGGTACACACTGTCCGAAGGACCTGTATAATATTATAAAATGGTAAGAATGCACTTTATAATGGTCGCTTTTATGTCTCCAAACTCATAGCGGACGTTAGCGAGTCAGATAGATGTAACGCTAGGTAGCATTAGCATGAGTAGCTTTTCCAACACCAGTAACGTTACATAAAGTAGCTGTCTACTCTCCACTGGGACataatttatgtgtttttggtAGAAATTAATGAACCGAATGTAAATTAATTAAAGTCTAAACAGTGTGGAGGTGCGTCTGTCGCGGTGTTAACAGCTGTCACGAAGGCGCTTCTTACATTCGCACCTGCGGACACCTCAGTCTGACATCAGCTTTGGGCTGATTCTGTCTTATTCTGTAATGTCACGTACCAATGATGAGCACCGACTGGCCCTCACTCTGTCTTCTGGTTCCCATGAATGTCTCTGTCAGATTACTCGTCTCATGATCGCTTTTTGTGATTCAGTTGTCCatccagctgtgtttcctctcctctgcaggcgAAGTATCTTGCACAGATCGTTGTGATGGGAGCGCAGGTGGTGGGGCGTGCGTTTGCTCGTGCTTTACGGCAAGAATATGCAGGTATGATCCATGACTTGGCTGTAATGTTACTAATTTTAAACGCTGATTAATTAAACTGATTGACGAAAAACTCCTGATTCAGGATAAAAGATTTAACTAAATTAACTAAATGATCAACAGCTTAAACAGtagtaaaataaatgttcattgcAGTAAGGGCTGGGTGAATCTACATTGTGCTATTAATATATTGTCCTTTTTCAATGTACAGTTAAAGATATGCAAAATCATGTTACATGATTAGACTGATGATCAGTGAAATCAGTGCTCCAATGTTATGTAATATATTACAACAAAACCTTAATATACCCTTAATAATATACAACCTGCTCAGGATTATtcatttggacaaaaaaaaaaaactcaatctGATGCAGCTCGATGTAaaattatttttgctttcatgttCTTTTAGGTCTTCTAATGAAATGAAtcacttgtgtgtgttgtgttttctctcgCAGCCAGTCAAGCAGCAGCGCAGGCCAGGAACCGCTCGGGTCAGcagtctgctgcagcctccagcATCACTGGGATGAGCCTGCAAGAGGCGCAGCAAATCCTCAATGTGTCCACTCTCAGCCCCGAGGAGATTCAGAAGGTACAAACTCAGACTCTGCTGGTGCCGGCCTGCAGAGCCGTTAAGCCTGTTTTATAATGTCATGTTTGCCAGATCATTCCAGAGACGCTGCTCTGCCTACATGAGTGGAGATGTTGGTTTTAACAGATCGCTTCAAAAGGATTTTTCCAATTCAAAATCTTTTGAGATGAGACACTCAGCCTTTGGATTTAAAAGGTGGTGTGGGCATAAAATATTGTTTGGATTAGTCATAACTTTACAAAATGATGGCTAAACTCACTGCTTCTGTGTAACAGAATATCCAAGAAGCAGCTCTGTGAGTTAACATGAGGAAGTCACAATTTCACCTTCATGtgaaatgatgatttatttagttttgtctTTACCTCCTGCTGTAACGGGGTGAGATATCGTGTCGATATGTGTGTTCGCTGTGgttctgtgtgatgtttttaatcAAGATCAAATGCTGTTACTTGAACACAAACACTAAAGCATTTATCTCTTCCAGAACTACGAGCACCTTTTTAAAGTGAATGACAAATCAGTGGGCGGCTCCTTTTACCTACAGTCAAAAGTAAGTGTTCTGATGTGAGACATTTCACTTTGCTGTTGTTTAAGCTTCATGTTACTGCATCGTTCACACAGAGATTTTCATGTGGGTTGAGATTGGAGTAAGTGTAGAGTGGGAAaatataaaaactaaaaacaacatAGAGTTAGTCTAGTAACATGTGCTCCTTGTCACTGCTGACCCTGTGAGCTGTTCTGAGTTCACCTCTAAGTCTGCAGTCCAGGTGAAGCTGAAGTCACGGTTCTGTAAACCATTTCTAAGACTGACtcactgatgctgctgagtCTCCTGAGAAGATGAAGCCGTTGTgtgcatttctttaaaatatgGCTTTAGTATTTTCAGGGAAGCTGAAACGTCAGTGTACCAAgatcattaaaacatttctgcagaTTTCAAGgagcatttttcagttttccttaTCCTCACAGGGGTTTTCACCCTCGTGAATTAGATGTTTTTTGTGGCACAGGATACAGCCTGGTATTGGAGGTCATGCAGCCGGGAACAACGATACTCAGCCGTGCTCTCAGCCACTCTGTTTAGTTGTTTTGCTCATAAcatccaaacaaacaaagatcagttctctttctgtttttgtgtctgtgttaaaTATCAAATCATGACTCATGTGACTCCCAGTGCGTGTGGGAGGAATCTGTGCTATGAACCAGCCcgatggctgctgctgcttttatctcTCACCCATCCCTGTGTAATTTGGTTATTTCAAAAGTGTCTTCCCTGTTCTCTGagtcattattatttttgtttgtgtccaggTGGTGCGGGCTAAAGAGCGTCTAGACGAGGAGCTAAATatacagacagaagaaaagtcGCAGAATAGGGAAACATGAAGTGCTAAGTGATGCTCGCcctgtctttcctctccccATCCTCTGTAAATTATAACCCAATAAAagccttctctttttctttagcCTTGactttgtggtatttttggCAATGGATTTCATTTCATAACGGCAGCTCTAACAAAAGTCATAAGACTATGATCTTATTATCTTTATATAGCCTTTATATGTGGAATGTTGTAGGGTTTGCAATGATCTGAAACCACACAAATGCTTatatttgacagttttcagctgctgtggtttTAAGTCCCCGAAACGCTGAATGCAATGAGTGAAAATGCAGCTTGTTGAATATTAATCGGAGTAATatgattgtttttattcaggTGAAGTGCAACGGCAGCGTCGAGTATTCTGGATGATGTCGTGATCGCATACATTTCCGTAACATCATTTTATTGAACAGAAATGAACACACAAGTTGTATCAAATACAactttattaaacatttttcttttcattgacaTTATTATCAATATCGTAATAAAATTCCTCTAAAACAGGAGAACACCGCTATGTTGTACCAATTGGAGACTTTTACAACTCTAAAATTCTGCATGTTCAACCACAGAACATGATGCcaggaaaaaatatattttcatataatcattttttttcttatagtGTATAACTTCTGTATTTTACCTATAATAAAAAGGCACTTGGAAAAATTAAAATACTGACATAATATctcacaaatgtgcaaaaaaacatAACTTGGAACAGGCCTTGCATGGCCTTAGTCTTATCATTAACCCTTTGTGCAACACTGTGGCACTTCAGTCAATGGCACCCCTTTACAATGACACTGACCTAGCTAGCTAACACAAATTTTGTGCCCTGGATTTCCACTTTCATAGCATTAAGTGAGGGTTACTTTAAAATCTCCAGGAGCAAGTACCGCTTTtataatatttaaaagaaaaaaattcaattCAGACATTGTAGCAACTGAGGAtgatttttttacaattattctTGGTTCCCAAAACAACTGATGAATAACGCTCTACACTGAGAGAGGATGTGGCAGCATCCCTGCATCTACACACGCTATGAGGGGAACAAAAGTGCAGTTTATTACAGACTTGAGCTCAAAGGGTTAATGGATCATACAGCTTATTTTATATTGAAAGGTTGTGGACCCTGTGAGGATCCGTGTCGTGTTAGTCAGCTTTCTGCCGCCGTGCTGAGTCTCTGTCAGCGGCTTCGACCtgcaggggagagacagaccgacagggaggaggaggaggaggagagccgCCGCATCTGTGGGTCTCGCTGTTGCCACGGCAACCGTGTCTAGCCTACTTAACACCTGTTTCTGATGACATCACGCGCCAGAATCGTCCACTCACATCAAGAGATACTCCTCAACGCCGAGCCTGAACCCAGAGACAGGGGGATGGGGTATCTGAGATGAGGATGACTAAGAATTACTGAGGCAGAAACACAGGTATGCAGTTCATCTCTGCAGTGAAGGCCTGCGGGCGGCCCGAGCTCATCCTCAAACAGGGGggttatatttgtttttgtttactacTGAGTTTTCCCCATCTCTGGTAGAAAAGCTTTGCAGCCGGGAGGTGGGGGAGTTGAGCCTTTTGGGTTtaatctattaaaaaaaaaaatagaaagaaaaaaccCAGAGGGCAGACAGAGTTCAGTGGCCTAGTTTTCTGCAGGCTGGTATGCCTGTGAGTGGCTGCCACATTGGACGCAGCACAGCCAGTgacttcagagctgagaggGCCGTCAGCTGGGTGGGTGGCCAGACGGAGAGCGGCTACACAGCACAGCCATCCTCTGCTGGCACACAGCATCTCCCTATCCCCTGTCCATTCATTTAATGATGCAGCCAatcctttctctccctgctctcacTTTGCCAGCGCTGCCCGCCATTTCACAGCCGTATGTTATTTGTTTCCCTCTGATTTCCCTTCAACTGACTGTGGAAGTGAAAAGAAGCCGAGTTTGGGAATCTAATTTAGCTCGGAGATCGTTTTGTGTTCCGACACACGTATTTTATGCACACACCCTCTATAAATGATTCTCATTACACCAATGTGATTGTCATGAAGGAATGTGATATCATTTGGTCCATTGGATGCCCCCATAATCCATGTGTTCCACCTAGAGCAGTGGTCTCCAACCTTTgtggcttgtgaccccttaaaataaaccaaaatcaTCTGTACTTATGACCCCCCAAAGAACAGTTTGTTGAGCTGAGTTCAACCAAAGAGTGATTTTTTCTTCCTGCGTTGTCATCTGGAGGGTTTTGCAGCCCTGAACAGGTATTTCAGAGTCATTAAAGGGTCTACAGACATGCTGGAaactctgtgaggctgcaccaggataaagcagtgttttgagctaaatgctaacaccgGCAGGctaacacactcactcagatTAGGACTTAGCACAAAGtgcaggtgaggctgatgggactgtcattagttctgcagtCATTTAgccataaaccaaagtgttaaaaataaagtttgacCTGATGTGAGTGCTAGATTAAATGTTAAGGGATCACTAAATTCGTTAAGATTACGCCTGAGGGGAACAAGACTCTGCACAAAACTTTGCTAAAATCGATCCAATAGTTAACGagcatttcactaaaaaaaacCTCCCAGTGACACAATGTAAAATTTCAGGGAAATCCTTCTACTAACTGTTAGAGGATGAATCGACCATCCACTGAGCTACACTGCTAGAGAAGCTAAAAAGCAAAATTATTGGAGAAAAGTCCGGAAACATACACATAATtttgtgaaaaagaaaacttttctTATTCTTTCCATCAATGTGATCATCTTGTGACCCTTCAGATTTCTGCCAAACCCccagtttgggaaccactgcccTAGAGGACCACCCAAACCTCCGCCTCCCGTCTTCTCCTCGACCCTGCAAAGGACTCACCCCCGACAGCAGAAAGCTGAGTGCAGAGCAGCCGTCGCAGAACACAAGAAGCAACTTCAACATCAGAAAAAATGTCTCGTctgaacagcaaaaacaaaaccaaagacaacaatttaaaaaaaacagcaataactGATTATTTCTAAGACTGGGCGATGGAAAAGGAAGACCACCAACAGAAGCAGACGGGAAGAGGAGAAATGGAGGAGCCTCTCGAGGGAACGCTCCATGTGTTGTGACGATCCTCTCCCGCTCCCCCGACCTCTCCTCCGCGGAGACGACATCGTACATGCATTAGCACGGCTAAACTGCCCCTCGCGGGAAACGTGGAACAAGAGCAAACTAGTGTTTAAAGAACCATGACTTGGCAGTAACATTTGAAAAGTCATGTAAGGAATATAGTGTGTGGTAAGTGCATGTTGACTGCTTAATCGAACCATGAGAAAAGTTTTCCCAGAAGTCAAAcgagtctttttttttgtctctcttgttttttttttttgtttgtttttttttgccccttTGGACAGAGTAAAATGAGGCAGTTTGCAATAGTGTGGCTTCCTAGTCAGTCCAGCTGTATGTGGCATTGAGTGCATCACACCCTCCTCTGTGGCACAATACATGCATCCCTCTGCCCCCTCTCCAGGTATTTTTGGCACAGCACGGGACTTGTTGAACTGGGGACAAAAAGCGGCATGGGTAAGTCAGGATTGGACGACCACCTGTTTTTCACAGCTGGTTTTGGGTCGGGTCACTTTTTAAAGTACAAGACACTAGTGTTTATCACCACAGTGGCCCTTTCATACACAAACTGGCCGTGTTGATTCAATTACGGGAAAGCAGCTGGACAATCCAGGAGGAAAACAGTGCCAGTTCTGTGAAATGGCAGGCAGGATGCTGAGTATCGTGTCCTGCCAGAGGGGGGCGCCAGACACACCAAGTGCCTTAAATTTCACTTGTGTAAAAGAGGAAAGGATGATTGGTCATTGCCAGGT of Chelmon rostratus isolate fCheRos1 chromosome 17, fCheRos1.pri, whole genome shotgun sequence contains these proteins:
- the LOC121620284 gene encoding mitochondrial import inner membrane translocase subunit tim16-like isoform X2, with the translated sequence MAKYLAQIVVMGAQVVGRAFARALRQEYAASQAAAQARNRSGQQSAAASSITGMSLQEAQQILNVSTLSPEEIQKNYEHLFKVNDKSVGGSFYLQSKVVRAKERLDEELNIQTEEKSQNRET